One Apodemus sylvaticus chromosome 14, mApoSyl1.1, whole genome shotgun sequence DNA window includes the following coding sequences:
- the LOC127664348 gene encoding gametocyte-specific factor 1-like encodes MEPESIEICPYNPHHQIPLSRSQYYLASCRKNHKKAKKMASCKYNACHMVPIRSLAEHETICVDRSSMEKEGTLGPLQVSLPQPQNEDTLQVLLFPKICESDTQE; translated from the exons ATGGAGCCAGAATCCATAGAAATTTGTCCTTATAACCCTCACCACCAAATCCCACTCAGCAGATCCCAGTACTACCTGGCATCATGCAGAAAGAACCACAAGAAAGCCAAAAAGATGGCCAGCTGTAAATACAATGCCTGCCACATGGTCCCCATCAGAAGTCTGGCTGAACATGAAACTATCTGTGTCGACAGAAGCtccatggagaaagagggcacTTTAGGCCCTCTGCAAGTCAGCCTCCCACAGCCGCAGAACGAGGACACACTACAGGTCC TTTTGTTCCCCAAAATTTGTGAAAGTGACACCCAAGAGTAA